The following are encoded together in the Pan troglodytes isolate AG18354 chromosome 6, NHGRI_mPanTro3-v2.0_pri, whole genome shotgun sequence genome:
- the STARD3NL gene encoding STARD3 N-terminal-like protein isoform X2 — MNHLPEDMENALTGSQSSHASLRNIHSINPTQLMARIESYEGREKKGISDVRRTFCLFVTFDLLFVTLLWIIELNVNGGIENTLEKEVMQYDYYSSYFDIFLLAVFRFKVLILAYAVCRLRHWWAIALFSQGAFGYVLPIISFILAWIETWFLDFKVLPQEAEEENRLLIVQDASERAALIPGGLSDGQFYSPPESEAGSEEAEEKQDSEKPLLEL; from the exons ATGAACCACCTGCCAGAAGACATGGAGAACGCTCTCACCGGGAGCCAGAGCTCCCATGCTTCTCTGCGCAACATCCATTCCATCAACCCCACACAACTCATGGCCAGGATTGAGTCCtatgaaggaagggaaaagaaaggcaTATCTGATGTCAGGAggactttctgtttgtttgtcaCCTTTGACCTCTTATTTGTAACGTTACTGTGGATAATAGAGTTAAAT GTGAATGGAGGCATTGAGAACACATTAGAGAAGGAGGTGATGCAGTATGACTACTATTCttcatattttgatatattt cTTCTGGCAGTTTTTCGATTTAAAGTGTTAATACTTGCATATGCTGTGTGCAGACTGCGCCATTGGTGGGCAATAGCG CTTTTCTCTCAAGGGGCTTTTGGCTATGTGCTGCCCATCATTTCATTCATCCTTGCCTGGATTGAGACGTGGTTCCTGGATTTCAAAGTGTTACCTcaagaagcagaagaagaaaaca GACTCCTGATAGTTCAGGATGCTTCAGAGAGGGCAGCACTTATACCTGGTGGTCTTTCTGATGGTCAGTTTTATTCCCCTCCTGAATCCGAAGCAG GATCTGAAGAAGCTGAAGAAAAACAGGACAGTGAGAAACCACTTTTAGAACTATGA
- the STARD3NL gene encoding STARD3 N-terminal-like protein isoform X1, with the protein MNHLPEDMENALTGSQSSHASLRNIHSINPTQLMARIESYEGREKKGISDVRRTFCLFVTFDLLFVTLLWIIELNVNGGIENTLEKEVMQYDYYSSYFDIFLLAVFRFKVLILAYAVCRLRHWWAIALTTAVTSAFLLAKVILSKLFSQGAFGYVLPIISFILAWIETWFLDFKVLPQEAEEENRLLIVQDASERAALIPGGLSDGQFYSPPESEAGSEEAEEKQDSEKPLLEL; encoded by the exons ATGAACCACCTGCCAGAAGACATGGAGAACGCTCTCACCGGGAGCCAGAGCTCCCATGCTTCTCTGCGCAACATCCATTCCATCAACCCCACACAACTCATGGCCAGGATTGAGTCCtatgaaggaagggaaaagaaaggcaTATCTGATGTCAGGAggactttctgtttgtttgtcaCCTTTGACCTCTTATTTGTAACGTTACTGTGGATAATAGAGTTAAAT GTGAATGGAGGCATTGAGAACACATTAGAGAAGGAGGTGATGCAGTATGACTACTATTCttcatattttgatatattt cTTCTGGCAGTTTTTCGATTTAAAGTGTTAATACTTGCATATGCTGTGTGCAGACTGCGCCATTGGTGGGCAATAGCG TTGACAACGGCAGTGACCAGTGCCTTTTTACTAGCAAAAGTGATCCTTTCGAAG CTTTTCTCTCAAGGGGCTTTTGGCTATGTGCTGCCCATCATTTCATTCATCCTTGCCTGGATTGAGACGTGGTTCCTGGATTTCAAAGTGTTACCTcaagaagcagaagaagaaaaca GACTCCTGATAGTTCAGGATGCTTCAGAGAGGGCAGCACTTATACCTGGTGGTCTTTCTGATGGTCAGTTTTATTCCCCTCCTGAATCCGAAGCAG GATCTGAAGAAGCTGAAGAAAAACAGGACAGTGAGAAACCACTTTTAGAACTATGA